In the genome of Nitrospira sp., the window AAATCATGCTCGGCCAGATTCAAAGCCGGAGGCCGTGCATACTGGAGAAACTCCGTGATGATTGTATCGAGTCGCGTCGCCTCCCGAATCGCGATGTCCATCAGCCGCTGGCTCGTCTCATCCGCATGAAGATCCTTCCGCAACATTTGCATCGCCCCAGCCAACGCGCCGAGCGGGTTGCGGATCTCGTGGGCCATCCCGGCCGACATTTCGCCCAGACTGGCAAGCCAATCTTTCCGGCGCATTTCCTCTTCAAGATCCCGAATCTGCGTCAAGTCTTTGAAGACGCCGACCATCCCTGTCGTCTTTCCACGTTCCTGGAGTGGCGACAGCGTCATCCCCAGCATTAAGCGACTCCCGTCCGCGCGCGTACACTCCACTTCGAACCGCATATGTGCAGCCCCTTCGTCCGGCACATCCAGAGATCGATCCGGATGCCAGTTAAACACGTCTCGCCAGGGGCGCCCTTGAACTTGCGCGAGATTATGTCCGGTGGCTTCCTGTGCGGCAGGGTTAAAGGAGGTGATTCGCCCCTCCTCATCAGCAGTAAATACGCCGCTACTGATGCTGTGAATGATGTTTTCATGAAAAGCCTGAAGACGGCTGAGTCCCTGCTCTTTTTCCTTGAGCGAATGATCCGCACGTTGAAGCTGTTCTGTCAGAAGGCCACTCAAGAAGCCCACCACCAAGAACGCCAGACTGTGAACCCCAAACGTCTGAAGCGTTTCCGGCGCACTCAGACGTGTCCTGGGCAACCAACCCCAGGCTTCAGTGAGCCCATATAATTGAAGATTAGTCAGGAGGCCGAAGAGGATGACGCACAGGCTGGCGGTCAGGAGGCCGACCTTCCGGCGAGGCACCAGGCTCGCCAACGTAACCGAGATCACATACAGCACCAAAAACGGGCTCTCGATCCCGCCGGTTCTTGCGATCAAGACTGTTTCGAGTAGGAAGTCGATGCCGATCTGCACCCAGGCTAGTTGGACCAACCCCTCAGTGGTGGTCACAAAACGAAGAGCGAGGGCATACCCAATGGTGATCGCGTAGGTGAACACGATCAGGCTATAGAACGTCTCGACCTGTTCCCCTCTCGTGACTTGGAACGTGAGAGAAAGCCCGAGCAGGAGAGTCACAACGAGGACTCTCAGGCCGATTAGCCATTGGATTCTTGCTTTGATTTCGGCCACAGAGACTCCGGAACCTAGGAGAGAAAACCGCTCAGAGAAGCCTTAAGAAAGGGGATGGGAAACCGTTCCGCATGGAATTCAGCACTGACGAAAAACCGGTATGCCAACATGGTCAGATCGGCAGACGTCGGCACGCTATTCGCCGACGTCTGCTGAATCACCTAGGTCACACGGTCCGTTCGAAAGCACCTTTACCCAATCGCCGACGCCATCGTGAAGATCGGCAGGTACATCGCGATGACGATGAAGCCGACCGTGACGCCGAGAAACACCATCATCATCGGCTCGAGTAACGCCGTCAGATTCGTCACCGCCGCATCGACTTCGTCCTCATAAAAATCGGCGATTTTCCCGAGCATATTGTCGAGCGCACCGGTGGATTCGCCGACGGCAATCATGTGGGTCACCATCTTGGGAAACGCCTCGCTCTTGGCCAGCGGCTCAGAAATCGTCTTCCCTCCGCTGATGCTGACGCGTGCATCCATCAGCACGTTTTCGATGACTTTATTCCCGGCCGTCTTGGCACAAATCGACAAGGCCTCTAGCAGGGGTACTCCGCTCGTAATCAGCGTGCCCAGTGTCCGCGTAAACTTGGCAACCGACGCCTTTCGAATCAAGTCGCCGAACACCGGCAACCTCAGAACAATCTTATCGACCATTAACCTGCCCTGAGGAGTCGCGTAGTACTTCTTGAACGCGATCACGCCGCCGACGATCGCACCAAGAATAATGTACCAATTCCCTTGCGCAAAGTTACTCATGTCGATGACGAGCTGAGTAGGCCCTGGCAAGGCCATCTTCCCGCCAGACATTTCCTTGAACATCTTTTCAAAGACGGGAATGACCCAGATCATCAATACCGTGATGACAATCGCAGCAATACCGCAAATAGCTGCCGGATAGACCATGGCGCTCTTAATCTGGGATTTCAGCTTCATCGCCTTTTCGATGTGCTTGGAGAGACGCGCGAGAATGGTATCCAGCAATCCACCGACTTCACCGGCGTTCACCATGTTGCAGTAGAGATCGTCGAAGATTTTCGGATGCCGACGCAACGCATCGGAAAAGGTCGAGCCGCCTTCAACTGACCCCTTGATTTCACCAACGGCTTTTCGAAGCGCCGCATTTTCCGACTGTGTCGAGAGGATCTCCAAGCATTGGATCAAGGGCAGACCCGCGTTGATCATCGTTCCAAACTGCCGGGTGAAAACGACGAGATCCTTTTCCGTCATTCCGTTGCCGAAGCTCAGCTTGAACCCTTCTTTCGACCCCTTCTCCTCAAGGCTGGTCACCACCACGCTTTGCTTCCGGAGCTGGTCGACAGCCTCATCGCGGCTCTTGGCCACAAGCTCGCCCTTCTTGACCGCACCAGACTTGCTTCGTCCAACGTATGCAAACGTAGCCATAGGCGTGTAATCCTGTTGTGGCTCCCTGAGCCGGTTAGGGAACAAACGTGTATCTACGTGGTGAGTCTACTGGGGGGGCAAAAACCTGTCAAAACAAATGCATTATCTATGCGGCCTGAGAGCGATGGGAGCGAGTTGGATGGCCCTCATCAGTGCGTCAGCCGACAGAACCGTTCAAGTGGGTTCGTCGATACCCTCGATACAAGTAGTGCAGCCCGGAGCCTAAGGTAAACGCCACCATGACCAGTAATAACGGGAACAACGCACCGATCTTCATTCCCCGCCAGATCATGGCAATCACCAGCACGACATAGGTCAGCTGGCACAAGGTCGTACCTTTGCCCAAGATCGTCGGCGTGATGTCGATGGCAATATTCGTCACATGGGCGACGACTGTCCCCAACATCAAGATGAGATCCCTGCTCACCACCAGGATCACAACCCATGATGGCACGAGGTGCAGGATGGAGAGCGTGAGAAAGGCCGACGTAAGCAGGAGCTTGTCAGCTAATGGATCGAGAATTTCCCCCAACTTGGTCTGCTGATTGGTCAAGCGCGCGACCAGTCCATCCAATGCGTCGGTGAGACCGGCGCAGAGTAAGGCCGCCAGCGCATACCCATACTGCCGATAGGTCATGAACCCCACGAACACGGGGATCAGGAGGATCCGCAAGATCGTCAGACTATTAGGTATGTTCATGCGGCCGCGCAGAACCTCCGTCTGATGGACTACCGGTCGCCATCTTAGTGAGGGGATTTTGGGGTTGTCAACGCGGTTGCAGTGGCGCAGCCAGCCGCCTATAATCTGCCCTCGCTGTCTCAATACGGAATCTGTGGAGGAATTGATGAGCGCGTTGCCCTTGATGATGAAGAAAGAAGGACTGGTTGAGAAACATCAGCTGGAAGGCGTGGATCCAAGCGATCGCTATTTTAGTCGCGCCCTTCTGGTGAGTCGAACCGGCGCCGGGTATTCAGGGAAAATCATGTACGAAGCCCTCATCGTCCAAGGCGGGTCACACTCAACGATCGGAGTCGCCGTGCGCGAGGTGGTTGAGAAGCTTCAGGGAATGGGGTTTGTACGCTTGCGCACGAGAGCCAACTTCAGAGGCACCCGCTACCTTGCTGAAAAAGAAACGTGGATCGACTATCCCGACCCCGCCTAATCACACCCTATATATTCCCGATAGACCAGCTCGTGGATCAGCGGTCGAAACGCTTTAATCCGCTCATTCTTCCTGGTCGGGTGCACCCGATTGGACAACAAGACGATCTCCAGCTCATGACGCGGATCAATCCACACCGACGTCCCCGTATATCCTAAGTGGCCAAAAGAAACCTCGGATAGAAGTCTCCCCGCCGACGACGGAAACGACGGAGTATCCCACCCCAACGCCCAGCTCGTCCCGGGCACGGCCGTCTGTCGACCGGTAAACTCTTTGACAAGCAGCGCATCAAGAACGGACGACCGTCGATGATAGGCCTGCAGCCAGGCCCCTGCCACGGCCAACACCGCCGCTGCCGTTCCGAAGAGACCCGCATGCCCGGCAACACCGCCAAGAGACGCCGCATTTTCATCGTGAACTTCGCCGCATAATAGTCGCCCCCTCCAGACATCGTGTTCAGTGGGCGCAACCTCACCCCCACGTCGACGGGCGCATTGAAGAAAGTCATCTGCCCATTCCGCCGGCACAAATCCCATCTGCGATGTTTCTGCCAGAGAAGCGATCCGGTCACGAAAGAATTCCTGGGGCGGAGCGCCGCTGCACCGCTCCACGACCATTCCCAGAAGCATAAATCCCAGATCACTGTAGAGGCTTCGCGCCCCTCGCTGATAGATCAGGGCTTCGTCCCGGATCAGCTTCATGAGCCCGAGACGCGAGCGACCGCGCCGTTCTTCTGTCGCGGGGATGGAGGCCGTCGGACTCAGTCGCTCATAATACCCTCGCCAACCAGGAAGCCCCGAACTATGCGTCAACAGATGCCAGAGCGACGCCGTGCCGATTGGACTGCCAGCCAGCTCCGGGAGTATCGATTCAACCCGATCATGCAGCTCACATCGTCCGGCTTGGATGAGCATCACCAAACCCGTTACCGTAGACAACGGCTTCGTGAGCGAGGCCAGATCATAGACCGTCGCCGGCTGAACGGCTCGAGCGGCGTCAAGAGTCGACACGAGCCCAGCGGTAAACATATCGGCCTGGCCGCCGCCATAGCGCACAGCCAGCACGGCCCCGGGAAACACTCCGTCCGTGACGGCCTGCTCAAGTGCCGCCTGAATGAGAGGAACATTCGGCATGGTGGGCGATTGACTCACGAAGATGATGAACCCGCGGTGATTACGGCATCACCGTACCTGACCAGGCGACCGGAAGCAGAAACGAGTCAACGCCACCACGCAGCCGAAGAGATCAGGAACGAGTCGGACTTGACTCCCCTTCCATCTTCTCTTCAGGAACGACACCACTATCCTGATAGGCCTCGGCCGACTCGACATCCAACATGCGCTCAAACGTATGGAGTGTGGCCCGCATCCGCTCGACCATAAGCAGCCGCTGTTTCTGCAATTGGGACAGATCCCGTTGCGTCTCGCCCAGCTCCACCCGCGCCTGACGAATGACTTCGCCGGCCTTCAGCTCCGCTTCCTTGACGATCAACTCCGCATCGCGGTTGGCGCTGCGCTTGACGTCATCGGCCAGCGATTGCGCCGCCACAAGGGTGTTCGACAGTGTCGTCTCGGTTCGTTTCAATTCGGACACTTGCTGTTCCGTCATGGCCAACCGCTCCCGCAGTATCGCATTGTCGCGATTCAACGATTCCACGGTTTGGGCCAGCTCCTCGAGAAACCGGTTGACCTCCTCACGATCATAGCCACGGAGCTTCGTACGGAACACCATCTGTTGAATGTCGAGTGGTGTGATCTTCATAAATGCCCCCGTTCGTTGAGTCAGTTCATCCGCAACGCCAGATCTTTTAATGACTGCACCACAGCGAACTGCAGAAACGTCAAAATCAGAATGGCGATAATTGGCGAGAGGTCAATGCCCATGCGCCATCCCATCCAGCGGCGAATGGGCGCGAGCACCGGTTCAGTTGCACGATCAAGAAATTGGACAATCGGATTCCACGGATCGGGGTTGACCCAGGAGATCAAGGCCCGAGCGATGATGATCCACATATACAGCCACAGCACATAATCCAGCACCGTGGCGGTCCCCAACAGCACATTCCGAAACACAAACATCAGCGTCCGAGCTCCTGAGATCGTTTCGTCGCCGCCTCGATGGCATCGATAAGCGTCGCGCGCATCCCGCCGACTTCCAGACGATGCAGACCGGCAATCGTCGTT includes:
- a CDS encoding serine hydrolase domain-containing protein codes for the protein MPNVPLIQAALEQAVTDGVFPGAVLAVRYGGGQADMFTAGLVSTLDAARAVQPATVYDLASLTKPLSTVTGLVMLIQAGRCELHDRVESILPELAGSPIGTASLWHLLTHSSGLPGWRGYYERLSPTASIPATEERRGRSRLGLMKLIRDEALIYQRGARSLYSDLGFMLLGMVVERCSGAPPQEFFRDRIASLAETSQMGFVPAEWADDFLQCARRRGGEVAPTEHDVWRGRLLCGEVHDENAASLGGVAGHAGLFGTAAAVLAVAGAWLQAYHRRSSVLDALLVKEFTGRQTAVPGTSWALGWDTPSFPSSAGRLLSEVSFGHLGYTGTSVWIDPRHELEIVLLSNRVHPTRKNERIKAFRPLIHELVYREYIGCD
- a CDS encoding ATP-binding protein → MAEIKARIQWLIGLRVLVVTLLLGLSLTFQVTRGEQVETFYSLIVFTYAITIGYALALRFVTTTEGLVQLAWVQIGIDFLLETVLIARTGGIESPFLVLYVISVTLASLVPRRKVGLLTASLCVILFGLLTNLQLYGLTEAWGWLPRTRLSAPETLQTFGVHSLAFLVVGFLSGLLTEQLQRADHSLKEKEQGLSRLQAFHENIIHSISSGVFTADEEGRITSFNPAAQEATGHNLAQVQGRPWRDVFNWHPDRSLDVPDEGAAHMRFEVECTRADGSRLMLGMTLSPLQERGKTTGMVGVFKDLTQIRDLEEEMRRKDWLASLGEMSAGMAHEIRNPLGALAGAMQMLRKDLHADETSQRLMDIAIREATRLDTIITEFLQYARPPALNLAEHDLNKLLAETLDLVQHEARTRANIRIEAKPSREALAGQVDQDQLKQVFWNLATNAFDAMPKGGQLTIATSCRAIDVGGRKGEVIEISFQDTGEGISKKNLDNIFLPFFTTKKQGSGLGLAAVHRIVDLHGGWIKVESKEHEGSRFVVCLPRSADVGVRLWHEGREPWKRS
- a CDS encoding YggT family protein translates to MFVFRNVLLGTATVLDYVLWLYMWIIIARALISWVNPDPWNPIVQFLDRATEPVLAPIRRWMGWRMGIDLSPIIAILILTFLQFAVVQSLKDLALRMN
- a CDS encoding DivIVA domain-containing protein, which codes for MKITPLDIQQMVFRTKLRGYDREEVNRFLEELAQTVESLNRDNAILRERLAMTEQQVSELKRTETTLSNTLVAAQSLADDVKRSANRDAELIVKEAELKAGEVIRQARVELGETQRDLSQLQKQRLLMVERMRATLHTFERMLDVESAEAYQDSGVVPEEKMEGESSPTRS
- a CDS encoding CDP-alcohol phosphatidyltransferase family protein translates to MNIPNSLTILRILLIPVFVGFMTYRQYGYALAALLCAGLTDALDGLVARLTNQQTKLGEILDPLADKLLLTSAFLTLSILHLVPSWVVILVVSRDLILMLGTVVAHVTNIAIDITPTILGKGTTLCQLTYVVLVIAMIWRGMKIGALFPLLLVMVAFTLGSGLHYLYRGYRRTHLNGSVG
- a CDS encoding type II secretion system F family protein, yielding MATFAYVGRSKSGAVKKGELVAKSRDEAVDQLRKQSVVVTSLEEKGSKEGFKLSFGNGMTEKDLVVFTRQFGTMINAGLPLIQCLEILSTQSENAALRKAVGEIKGSVEGGSTFSDALRRHPKIFDDLYCNMVNAGEVGGLLDTILARLSKHIEKAMKLKSQIKSAMVYPAAICGIAAIVITVLMIWVIPVFEKMFKEMSGGKMALPGPTQLVIDMSNFAQGNWYIILGAIVGGVIAFKKYYATPQGRLMVDKIVLRLPVFGDLIRKASVAKFTRTLGTLITSGVPLLEALSICAKTAGNKVIENVLMDARVSISGGKTISEPLAKSEAFPKMVTHMIAVGESTGALDNMLGKIADFYEDEVDAAVTNLTALLEPMMMVFLGVTVGFIVIAMYLPIFTMASAIG